The genomic segment CCGGCGAGGGCGGTGATCCATTGGGCGGTGGCTTCGGTGTCGCGGGCGCCGATGCTGGCGCGGACGAGGTGGATGCCGTGGAGGATTCCGGAGCGGCGGAAGCCGGCGGCGGGCCCCTGGTCGGCGATCGGGGTGAGGAGGTTGGCTGCCTCGCGGAGCAGGCGGGTTCGCTGGCGGGGGATGTGGGCGGCGAGGTCGACCAGCGCCTGGCCGGACTCGGCGTCGATCTGCTGGGAGGTGAGGTAGTACAGCGACGGCGGGTCGTCGCTGCGGCGTTGCTGGATCAGGCGTCGGCATTGCTCGGTCGCGCGGCGGAAACCGTCCAGGTTCCCGGCGCTGGCGTGGGCGGTGGCCAGGCGCCCCCAGGCCCGGGCCTGGACGAGAGGCACTGCGTGGGCGGAGTGTTCGACGGCGGCGTGCGCGAAGCGCAGGGCCAGAGCGGGGTCTGCGCCGGCGGCGTGCTGGTAGGCGAGCATGCCGACGGCGTTGGAGACGGTGGTGGTGTCGGCGGCGGCGCGGGCGATGCGGATGGCCAGGAGCTGGTAGCGGTGGGCGGCGGGGGCGAGTCCGGCGTCGAAGCTCATCCAGCCGGCGAGTTGCGCGGCGCCGGCGGCGTGCTGGAGGAGGCGGTTGCCGGTCGCGGCGGTGTACTGGGCGCTGTGGATGAGGGCGAGGGATTCGTGGAGGGCGATCCGGGCCTGGCGCTGGCTGAGGAGGCCGCCACCGGTGCGGTCGTCGAGGCGTCGCAGAGCGGCGAGTTGCTCTTCGAGCATGTCGACGAACTCCGGCGCGACGAAGTCCCCGCCGCTGCGCCCGGTGATGCGCTGGACGGGGGCCTGGCGGGTGGCGTCCCAGACGGCCGCGGTCAACTGCTCGGTGGCGGTGGACTGGACGAGTGCGGGTTCGATGGTGCCGCTGGTCCACTGGGACGCGGTCCGAAGGACTTCTTCCAGGGGCAGGGGCCCGAGGAGTTCCTCGGTCTCTCCCGTCTCGGTGGTGGGATGCTCGCGGCCCCACAGCTGGGCGGAGGTGTAGCGGCGGCCGGTGGCCTCGGACAGGACGACCGCCACGACATCGCGCACCGCGGAGGAGCGCGGGAGGCGCCCGCGCAGCCACTTGTAACCCGCGGTGGTGCTCACGGTGGGGTGACCCATCGCGTTGAGGCGGGGGTTGATGGCTCTGGCCAGGTCCCCGGCCGACCAGTCAGCGCGGGTGAGCGCTTCCTGGAGTACAGCGGGGTGTGGGCGCGAGGGGATGCGTTCAGTCGCCACACGTTGACGCTACGTCACAGTGATGCGGCGTGGGACGTTTCACGGGTTTTCACGCTTCAGCCGTCGAGTTCACGGGTTTCACGCCCGTGAGTCCTGGGCGCGCCGGGGCCGGGGTGCTGAGCTGGTTGGGGGCCGGAGCCGCCCGTGACCGTACCGCGGCGGCATCCGGCCGGCCCATGCCTCTGCTTCTTCACCTCCTAGGTGGCCCCCCTTGATCCCTGACTTCGTCGCCGCCCTTCGCGCAGCAGTCGGTCCGGACCACCTGTTGTGGCTGCCGGGGGTGAACGCGGTCGTCCGGGACGAGGAGGGCCGGGTGCTGCTGCACCGTCGCTCCGATACCGGTGAGTGGTCGCTGCTGAGCGGCATCCTGGAGCCGGGCGAGGCCCCGGCCGCCGGGGCGGTCCGGGAGGTGGAGGAGGAGACCGGGATCCGGGTGGTGGTCGAGCGCCTGGCCGCGGTCACCGTCTCACCCGAGGTCCGGCACCCGGGCGGCGACCTGGCGCAGTACCTGGAGCTGGTCTTCGCGTGCCGGCCCGCCGACCCGGACCAGGTGGCCCGGGTGGCGGACGAGGAGTCGCTGGAGGTCGGCTGGTTCGCGCCGGACGCCCTGCCGCCGGTGCGCGACAGCGTCCGCGAGCGCATCGCGCTGGCCTTGGCGGACGACTCGCGCGCGTTCTTCACTCCGGCGTGAGGACCGTATGCCGTACGACCTCGAACGCCTCCGCAGCCTCGCGGCCGATCTGGGCGCCGCGCACGTGCGCGGCGGCGAGCACCGCGCGGACCGAGCGGGTGTGCGGCCAGGGACGCATCTCCGAGGCGTACAGCTCCAGCGCCTGTTTCTTCACGGCCAGGGCCCGGGCGGTCAGGGGCTGGAACCAGGTGGGGCGGAACGGGTCGCCGGTGCCCCATTCGGTGGCCGAGCGCACTTCCCAGGCCAGCACCGTGGCCACGCTGGAGCCGGGCTGGGGGCGGGTTGCGGCTGCGACGGCTTCGGCGGTGATGCGGTGGTCGAGGGAGAGGTCGGCGGCGCTGTGGGTGTAGAGGATCTGCGGCTTCCAGCGGGCGACGGCGGCTTCGACGGTCTGGGTGATCGCCAGGCGGGGCACGGTGTCGAAGGCGTTGTCGGCGAAGTCGGCGATCTCCACCTCGGCCCCGTAGAGCGCGGCGACCTGGTGGACGCAGTCGGCGCGGTGGGCGCGGGTCTCGTCGTGGCCGGTCCCGGGGCGGCTGGTGGCGCTGGCGCAGAGGACCAGCAGGTATACGCGGTCGCCGGCGTGGACGTGTTCGGCCAGGGTGCCGCCGGCGCCGAGGACTTCGTCGTCGGCGTGGGCCGCGACGGCCAGGACGCTGCGCGAGCTGGAGGTCATGGTGCTCCTTAACCGCGTGAACGGATCGGATCGGCCTGCGGCGGTCGCCGTCGGCCCGGCGTGAACAGGAAGGAAGACGCGGTGGAGATGAAGGACTTTCCCGGCGTGGAGGTACGGGTCGGCCGGGTGCGGATCGGCCAGGGGGTGCGGATCGGCGCCGGGACGGTGATCGTCGCCGACGACCTGGTGCTGGCCGATGGCGCGGTGGTCGGGTCGGGGTGCGATCTGCGCTCCGCGCACCTGGAGTTGGGACCGGGTGCGCAGGTGGGCGAGGGCAACCGGTGGCTGGTGGCGGATCAGGCCGTGTTGGGTGCGGGAACGGTGGTGGATGCGGGTGCGGACGTGGTGTGCCGGCGTTGGTCGGTGGGCGACGGCAGCTACATCGGCCACCGGCTGCGCGTCGGCGCGGGCGCGTCGATGGAGGAGCGGTCGGTGGTGCGGATCGGGTGCCGGTGCCAGATCGCGCCGGACGTGGTGGTGAACCCGACCGAGCAGGTGGTGATCGGGGACGAGGTGGGGATCAGCGCCCAGGTGGCGATCTGGACGCACGGCTACCACGCGGGCCACGCCGTCCGCGACGGGCACCGAGCGGCGTTCGCCGGGGTGGAGGTGGGCGACAGGGTGTGGCTGGGGTTCCGGTCGGTGCTGCTGCCCGGCGTGCGGGTGGGGGCGGGCACAGTGGTGGCCGCGATGGCCACCGTGAACCGGTCGCTGCCCGCCGGTGTGCTGGCGGCCGGGGTGCCCGCCCAGGTCAAGCGGGCCTTGGAGCCGGTGGCGCTGGACGTGGCCGCGCGGCGCGAGGCGGTGGCCGGCCTTCTGGAGATCTGGCTGGAGCGCCTGCGGTTTAAGGGCGCGGCGGTCGAGCCGATGGATACCGGCGGTGCCGCGGGCCGGTGGTCGGTGACCGCCGGAACTCAGCGCTGGGAGGTCGCCTGGCGCGCGGCGGATGACGGGGAGCGTCCCGGCGTCGTAGAGCTCGCCCGCCGGGAGGCGGGGGTGGCGCCGGTGGTGTTCGACTTCGCCGAGCCGCTGGCGGTGCGCGGCGTGCTGGACGACCTCGGGCACGATCTGCGCGATCACCTGCGCCGGGCGACGTGGCTGTTCCCGTACGAGGGCAACAGCCGCGGCCTGGTGCCCGAGCGGTTCGCCCGGCTGCTTCGGTGACCTGCCCGCCCGGCCGAAGCCGGACGGGCAGCAGGAGTTGGTCACGGGCGGCCTTCGAGGTAGGCGACCAGCTCGGGGGTGACGCGGTCGGGCGCGGCGGCGCCCGCCATGCTCTCGCGCAGCTGCCGGGCGGTGCGCGCTCCGATGACCGGGACCACCTGTGCCGGCCGTCCGGCGGTGCGCAGGTAGGCGAGGGCCAGTCCGTGCGGGGTCATCCGCAGCGCCGTGGCGGCCTGAAGGAGCCGGGCTCGGCGGACCCGGCCGGTCGGGGTGTCGTAGGTGGTGGCGTGGTGGGGTGCGTGGCGGCCGGTGTGCCGGGCGGTGAGGAACCCGGCGGCCAGCGCACGGTAAGGGGTGACGGTCATCGCGTGCCGGGCGGCCAGGGCCAGGTGGTCCGGATCGGCCTCGACCAGCCAGGGTTCGGGCGGCGGCTGTACGCGCGGAGCCAGGCTCCACAACGGCGCGGTGACCTCGGGGACGGCCAGTCCTTGCCGGTGGGCGTGGACGGTCCAGGTCTCCAGCCGGTCGGTGGTCCAGTTGGAGGCGCCGACGCGGCCGGCGTAGCCGTCGCGGACCGCCCGGTCGGCGGCATCCGCGATCTCGTCGACGCCGATGTCGGGGTCGTCGCGGTGCAGGACCAGGGTGAAGGGGACGCCGAGGCGCTCGCTGCTGCGGCGGGCGTGGTCGAGGATCGTCTCGGGGCGCAGGTCGCCGCGGTCGGGCCGGGCCGGGTCCAGGCCGGCCTTGGTGATGACGTGCACGTCATCGGCTCCGGTGGTGCGCAGCCAGGTGGCGATCAGGGGCTCGGCGTGGAATGCGCCGTCGCCGGTCGGTCCGTAGGTGGGGGCGGTGTCGATCAGACGGCCGCCGAGCTCGTAATAGGCGTCAAGGAGTTCGTAGGCGCGGGTCGGGGGCAGGGCGGGGGTGCCGAACTCGAAGGTCCCCAGCGCCGCCGGACCGCTGACCGTGCTCAGCGCCGGCCGTCCGACCGACGCCCCCGGCGGCGGGGAGGCGGGGAGCGCCGGTGCGGGCGGGGCGGGTGCGGGGTTCACCGGGTGGCTCCGGCCGGCACCCAGGTGAGGGAGCGCTGCTGGAGGGTGTCGGCCAGCGCCTGGTCCAACGGGCGGTGCTCGATGGGCCCGTAGAGGCGGGCGAACAGCGTCATGTCGGCCGTGAACGAGGCGATCTCGTTCGGGCGGGCGGCGGTGTGGGTCACCGTGCCGCGGCCGGCGGCGCGGATGACGGCGTCGGCCAGATCGCGGACCGGGACCGCGCGTCCCGAGCCGCAGTTGACGACCGGCGGCAGCTCGGGGGCGTTCAGGATGCGGGTGAGCATGGTGACCGCGTCGTCGATGTGAGTCAGGTCCCGGGCCTGGCTGCCGTCGCCCTCGATCGTCAGCGGCCGGTCGGCGGCGATGGCGTCGAGGAAGGCGGGGACCACGGCGTCGGGGTCCTCGTGGGCGCCGAAGGTGTTGAAGAACCGCACGATGCCGAGCTGGCGGCCCTCTCCCAGGCGCGGCCGGTAGATGCCGGCCAGGTGCTCGGTGGCCGCCTTCCCCGCGGCGTACGGCGAGCGGGGCGCGTGCGGCGCGCTCTCGGCGAGCGGGCCGGTCTGCTGGCCGTAGACCTCGCAGGAGGAGGCCAGCAGCAGGCGCCGGGCCGTCGAGGCGGTGAAAGTGTGGATGACGTGCCGGTCGACGGCGACGTTGTGCTCGAACCCGCCGACCTCAAAGCTCGCGGGCACGGACTTGTGCGCGGCCAGGTGCACGACGGTGTCGCAGCCGGCCAGGTCGTCGGTGGTCAGCGAGCGGACGTCGCGGACCTGGAGGCCGTCGGGGCGCGGGCGCGGCGAGACGACCGACAGGTCGTCGACCGCGGTGACGCCGTGCCCGGCGGCACGCAGCGCGCCGGTGAGGGCGGAGCCGATGAAGCCGGCGGCTCCGGTGATCAGCAGTTCCACAGCAGGTTCCCTTGATGTGGGGCGGAAAAGCGGAAGGATCAGAGGGTGTTGAGGTAGACCGCGAGGTCGGCGGCGCCCTGGTAGTGGTGGGCGCGCAGGCCCAGGCCGGCCGCGGCGGTGGTGACCTCGGCGATGTCGTCGATGAGGACGAGCCGGCTGCGCGGGACGCCATGCTCTGCGGCGACGTGGTCGAAGAACGCCGCCTGCGGCTTGGTCGCGCCGATCTCGTGGGAGCAGTGCACGGTGTCCATGACCGGGAGCTGGTCGCGGTACAGCTCGCGCCAGAAGTCGGCGTGCAGGACGTTGGTGTTGGAGACGCCGACGACGCGGTCGAAACGGGCGCGGGTGCTAGCGCCGCCCAAGAGCCGGATCAGGTCGGTGTCGACGGTGCCGTAGATGGCGTTCCAGCCGGCGGCGATCTGCTCGTCGCTCAACTGGTATAGGCCCAGCCGGTGGCGCAGGTGGCCGAGGTAGGCGGCGGGGGCGATTTCGCCGCGTTCGAACGCGTCGAATTCGGCGTCGATCTGCCAGCGCTCCCGCAGCAGGTCCGGGTCGGTGTCGGCCGCGTCCGCCCAGGCGGCGAGGGCGGACAGGAAGGAGTAGGAGAAGAAGACGCCGCCCATGTCGAGACACAGGATGGGCTTCGGGTCATGCGGGGACACGGGCGGGCTCCGGGAGGGTGAGGAGGTGGCGGTAGCGGTCGGCGATCACCGTGCGGCGCGGCTTGCCTGTGCTGGTGACCAGGCCGAGGTCGGGCCAGGAGTCGGGCAGGACGCGGACGGCGGCCAGGTCGGACCACGGCAGCTCGCCGCGCCGCCGGGCGGCCTCGGCGCTGCGGTGGAGGTGGTCTTCGAGACCGGCGAGCTGTTCGCGCGGCCAGCCGGCGGTGCCGGGCGCGCAGACCAGGGCGATGGCGCGGGGCAGGCCGTGGCCGAGCAGGCACGCGGCGGTCACGGCCGGGTGGGACAGAAGGTGGGCCTCCACCGGCTCGGGGCTGATCATCTCGCCGCGGGAGGTCTTGAACGCCGAGGCGAGGCGGCCGGCGAGATGGAGTTCGCCGTTGGCGTCGACGCGGACGAGGTCGCCGGTGCGCAGCCAGCCGTCGCGGTCGGTGACCGGCCGCAGGTGCGGCCAGCAGTCGACGAAGCCGGCGGCCAGGTTCGCCCCGCGCAGCAGCAACTCCCCCTGCGTGGTGACCCGGTAGGAGATGCCGACCGGCCGGCCCAGGCCGGGCAGCGCCGCGTCGACCTGGTGGAAGGCGGGGACGGTGGTCTCCGTCGCCCCGTACGCACTGGCGATCCGCAGCCCTGTCAGGTGCTCCAGGTCGGCGGCGACGGCCCGGTCCAGGGCGGCGGCGCCGTTGACCGCCGTCGTCACGGCGGCCAGCGCCTGCCGCAGTTGCCGCCCGGCGGCGCCATCGTGCGCGGCGGCGGCCAGGCGGGCCCAGACGTGCGGGACGCCCAGCAGCGTGTCCGGCCGGTGAACGGCCAGGTCCTCCACGACGCGCTCGGGCGTGGAGGCCACCACGGTGGTCCCGTACAGGCACATCAGGGTGTGCCCCATGATCCGCTGGGCGACGTGGGAGACCGGAAGGTAGGACAGGGCCCGGGCCGGCCGGTGGTTCCACTGGGCGGTCCAGGCGCGGACTCCGCGGACCAGCTCCGCGTCGCCCAGGGCGACTGCGCGCGGGGTGCCGGTGGTGCCGGAGGTGAACACCACCGCGGCGGCCTGCTCCAGCCGCGCTCCGGCCCAGCGCCGGGCAACCGCCCGCCATTGGAGGGGTGTTCCGGTCGGGCGGCAGGTCGCCTCGTCCACCCGGTGAAGGAGAGTCCCGGCCCGGGATGCCGCGTCCGCGAGCAGGGGACTGTCCCGGCCGGTGGTGTCGATGACCGCGGCCGGGTCGACGACCCGCCACACCGCGGTCAGCTGCTCGGCGGTGAGGTCGGGCAGGACGGCGGGCACACCGCCGGCCAGGAGCACGGCCAGGTCGGCGACGCTGAACAGCGGCCCCGGGCCGGTGCGCAGCAGCACGACGCGGCCGGCGACCTGGTGGTGGGCGCGCAGCTGTTGGGCCACGGCCAGCGCCCGGCCGAGGATCTCGTCGAACGACCAGATGGCGCCGTCGAGATCGACGGTCGCGGCCCGGTCGCCGGGCTGGTCGAGGAAGCGGTGAAGGAGACGGTCGTGCATCACAGATCCTTCGCGGCGGTCTCGGACAGCTCGAAGGCGCCGGCCAGTTGGCGGCCGCGGGCGGCGACCAGGGCGTGGCGGGAGATCACCACGGCATCACGCCAAGCGCCCTCCAGGCCGTTGCCCCGGTGGACGGCCGCGGTACCGGCGGCGTCGAACAGCTCCCGGCACACGGCCTCGGCGGCCTCGGCCATCTGGCAGCAGGCCGACCGCAGCAGCGCCCGCTCGGCGCCGGGCACCTCCCCGGCCAGAGCAGCGGCCCAGGCGGCTGCGGTCGCACGGTCCAGCAGCGCGGCCGCGGCGCGCACCCGGCCGTCCGCGCGGGCGAACGCCGCCTGCGCGGACGGCTGTTCGGCGAGCGTGCCGGCCGTGTGCCGGGTGCCGGTGGTGGCGGCCAGCGCGGTGAACGCCGCCAGCGCCCGCTCGGCGGTCGCCTGCGCCACCGCGGCGATGCACCCGGCCATCAGCCCGTAGAGCGGGTAGCGGAACAGCGGCACGTCCACGTGCGGCGGGTCCGTCAGCACGACGCTGTGCGCGAGGGGGACGTCGGTGTCACAGGCCACGGTGAACGAGGCACTGCCGCGCAGGCCGAGCGCGTCCCAGTCCTCCTCGACGGTCACCGCGTCGCGCGGCACCAGCCACCAGCGGGTGACCGGGGTCCCGTCGGCGCCGCGGACGGGGGCGGCGAGCGCGGTCAGCGTCATCGCGGGCGCGCCTGTGACCAGGGGCCAGCGCCCGCGCAGGCGCACGGCCGTGCCGTGCTGCTCGGTGGTACCGGCGGGCAGGGAGGATCCGGCGATGACCGGGCGCAGCCCCGCCAGGTCGCGGGCCGCGGCCTCCTCCAGACGGGAGAGGAACGCGCCGGCCGGGGCGTGGATCGCGGCAACCCATCCGGCGGCCGGGTCGGCGGCGGCCACCTCCCGCACCGCGTCCAGGATCTGCGGCACGGCCCACCCCAGGCCGCCGCAGTGCACGGGCAGCGCGACGCGCGGCAGCACCGACTCCTCCAGCGCCCGCCACACCCACGGGTGCAGCGTGCCGTGCCGCTCCCCGTGCTCGCGGTGCACGGCAGCCGCCTGGCTGAGCTCTTCCACGGCCTGCGCCCCGGCCAAGGCGGGGTGCTCTCGGACAGCGGTCATCACGATATCCACTCACAGTTGAGGAATCGAAGGTTCACAGGTGGGCGGGCCAGGGGGCTTGCGCCGGCCGGTGCCCGTCCGGGGCGGCGAGCAGGTCGCGCAGGGCGACGGCGACCGCGTCGAGCAGGTCCCGCGAGAGCCAGCCCGGTCCGATACCGGCGGCGAGCGCGGCTCCGGCGGTACCGACCAGGTGGCAGGCCAGCGCCGCCGCGTCGGTTGCGGCAAGCGCCTGCGCGAGCAGGCCGGCCGCCACGCCGGCCAGCACGTCACCGGTCCCGTGACGCGCCAGCCCCGGGTGCCCGGCCGGCACCTGCCAGGCGCGCGCGCCGTCGGTGATCAGGTCCTGGTCCCCCTTGGCCACCGCCACGGCCCCCGTCTCCTGAGCCAGCGCGGCCAGCTCCGACATCCCGGCCCCCGCGCCGCGACCGCCGACCGGACCGGTCCCGGCGGGCAACAGCGCACGGGCCTCGTGCCGGTTGAGGAGCACCACGTCCGCGCCCAGCGCCCGGATACACCGCCGGGCGGCCGGGCCGCCCCCCAGTGACCCGTCGACCACCAGCGCCGCGGACCGGTCCTGCCGACGGGCCTCGACCAAGGCGTCCAGCACCTGCCCGGCCTGCGGGCTGCCGCCCAGGCCCGGACCGACCAGCCACACCACCCGGCCGCAGGCACCGTCGGCCACCAGCCGCCCGTGCATCCGCGCGGACGCCTCGGCGACCGTACGGACGGCCGCGGCGTCCAGCTCCGGGCCGTCCGCCTCGATCAGATGCGCCTCCAGCACCGTATGCTGGCCGGCCGGCCCCGGCGGCGCGGCGATCCGCACGCCGTGCACCCCGGTGCGTCTGGCGGCCAGGCCGGCCAGGAACGGCGGCGCGGCGTAGGCACGCGAGCCGCCGATCACCACCACCAGCCCGCCATCCCCCTTCACTCCGCCGCCGGCCACCGCAGCCGCGCGCTGCGCGAGCGCCCGCGCGGCTGCGTCGTCCACCGTCACCGCGTCCACAGCCGTTCCCCCGTCCCGCGGAACGGCAGGTGCGCACGCCCGCAACTGGCTAGGCTCGAACTCCGAAGCAGACCGGCCCGGCTCGGCGATCGCCGGCGGGCCGCACCGAGGGGAACCCTGTGACCGCACCCGCCGTCCGCACCTGGCCACAGCTCCTCGCCGCGCTCCTGCGCCGCGAGGACCTGACCGCGGACGACACCCGATGGGCCATGGGCGAAGTCATGAGCGACGCCCACACGCCCGCGGCCTTCGCCGGCTTCCTCGTCGCGCTGCGCGCCAAGGGCGAGACCGCAGCCGAGATCTCCGGACTGCTCGACGCCCTCATGGACCGGGTCGTACCGCTGCCCGTCGACGGCCGCGACGTCGTCGACATCGTCGGCACCGGCGGCGACGGCGCCCACACGGTGAACATCTCCACCATGGCGGCGATCGTCACGGCCGCCGCCGGGGCGAGCGTGGTGAAGAACGGCGGACGCTCGGTCTCCAGCAAGAGCGGCTCCGCCGACGTCCTGGAAGCCCTCGGCATCCCGCTGTACCTCAGCCCCGAGCAGGTCGCCCGGTGCGTCACCGACCTGGGCATCGGCTTCACCTTCGCCCCGGCCTTCCACCAGGGCCTCAAGCACGCCTCCCCCGTCAGGCGCACCCTGGGCGTGCCCACCGCGATCAACTACCTGGCCCCGCTGACCAACCCCGCCCGCCCCGGCGCCGCCCTGGTCGGCTGCTCCAACCTGCAACTCGCCCCCGTCCTGGCCTGCGTGCTGGCCGACCGCGGCGCGAAGGCCCTGGTGGTCCGCGGCCACGACGGCCTGGACGAGATCACCACCGCCGCCCCCACCGAGGTATGGACCACCGGCGAGCACGGCAGCGTACGCACGACCACCATCGACACCCTCCGCTTCGGCCTGGCCCGCCCCCGGCCGGACGCGCTGCGCGGCGGAGACGCCGCCTACAACGCGTCGGCCGTGCACACCATGCTCAGCGGCGCTCCCGGCGGGGCCCGCGACGCCGTCCTCGCCAACGCCGCCGGCGCCCTGGCCACCCACAGCGGCGCCCTCCACGGCGCGCAGGCGGCGCCGTTCGAGGACGCCTTCGCCGACGGCCTGGCCCGGGCCCGCGCCGCGGTGGACAGCGGCGCCGCCGCCGACCTGCTCGACCGCTGGGTCAAGCTCGCCTCCGCGCTGGCCGAACCCAGCTAGTCCCCAGTTCACCGCCCCGACCCGTCGTTCAGCAGCGGCGCCCGGCGCGACCAGTCCCTGACCGCCGCCCACCGCTGCGGCGTCTGCGGAACGGCGATGTCCCGGACCAGCGCCGCGAACGCCTCGCCCCGCCATCCCGGCACCCGCCTGGCACCCGGCGGAGCCGGAGGACACCCCGGGTAGGCCGACCGCACCGCCGCAAGCGGCGTCTCGATCACCGACGAGCCGCCGGGGCCGCTGGCCCATGCGGACGCCACCAGCTCGGCCCGCTCCTGCCAGGTCAGGAACACCGCGAGCTCGCGCACCACGTCCAGCGGGTCGTCGCTGGTGTGCACCATCGTCAGCAGCCGGTTCGGGCTGCCCGCCACCGACCGCAGCGAGTCCCGCGGCCGGCCCGCCGGGTCGTTGCCGCCCTTCAACCGCGTCAACCGTACGGCCGGGTCGCCCTGCGGATGGCGGTAGAGCACCAGCAGTCCGGGCCCCAGCGCCGCCACGGCGTCCAGCAGCAGCAGCCGCTCGGCCGTCGCCCGCGTCAACTGCCACCACCACAACGCCCGCACCCCGCCCCGGTCCAGACGCACCGCGCACGCGCCGACCGGAACAAAGCGAGCGCCGGCGACCCGCTCGATCACCTCCCCCGCAGCCCCGGCCGCGGCGACATCCGGCCGCAGCCACAGCAGCCCAGTCTCGCAAGCGAACCGCAGCGCCTCATCCGGCCCGAGCACCCCGACCAGCGTCGCCCAGCCCTCACGCACCAGCGGATCCGCGCCGTAGCGCACCGCCTTCTCCGGCTCCCCCGTGAGCTGATCGACCGGGGGCACCGGCATATCGCCCCACATGGCGGCCTCGTCGGCCTTCTCCTCCGCATGCGCAGTCAATTCAACGCCCTCCCGGCCGGATCCTGCTTTTCCTCAAGCAGGACCAGCACACCGTGGCCCCGGCCGCCAGCCCAGTCGCCAGCGGCGTGAAGAGCGTGAAATTCTCAGCGAAAGCGTGAAACCCCGTGAATTCGCGCGCCTTGCCCGTACCGGGCATACGTTAAGTCGGCTCACGGGAGGTGCATGCCTGGTCGCTCGTCACTGATGGCTCGCGGTCACGCGCTCGATGTACTCCTCCAACGGGTCGAACCCCCAGGCAGCACGCAACTCGTCGACGGCGTCGGGCTCTTGCACAGGGTGCGGGACCAGCGCCCCGTCCGGCCCAGGGATCAGCTGTGTGCCGAAAATCTGGGGAAGCCCCTGAGCCACGAGTACCCGGTCCTCCAGGAGCGCGCCGTGCCGTGGGGCGGCGTCGCCAGCGGTCACGCTGGCCGCGAGCAGGTCCAGGCACGCCTGTTGGAAGCCGGCATCCCGGTCGGCGTGTGGGCGATCAGCCACGCTGCCGAAGCCGCCCGCAGGCCGACCAGCGCATCTCCGGGCCAGCCGTGGATCGCGATGATATCGCGCAGCCGCGCCGTGTTGGCCTCGTCGATGCGGGCGACCGCATCGCTCCAGTCAGCGGAGCGCAGGGCTGGCAGCAGCGTGCGGAGGGCCTGATCGGTTTCCTGGCGTTGCAGGAGTTCGGCGGCCAGGTTGTCGTCGCGGGCCGGCGGATGTCGCAGTGCGGCGGCAGACTCGATGTCGTCGGACAGTGCGCGGCCCATCACCAGGGTGTCGCTCGGGATCTCGAGGTCCAGCAGGTCTGCGGCGGACACCCGGTGGACGGCGTGTTCGGTTCGGCGACGGGGTGAAGGAGGCGGTCGGCCACGCCGATGAAGATGTGGTCGCGGTGGAGGTGACGGTGCGGGCAGCGGCTGTCCGCCGCAGCGGGGATCTCCGCGACGTGCCAGGCCGTCGGCGCGACCGGGTACGGGTAGCCAGCAGGCGGCAACGGGGCCAGGAGCCGAGCCTCCTCCCGCGCCTCTCGAACGGCCGTCTGTTGCGGTCCTTCGCCGTGTTCGACGTGTCCGCCGGCGGCGAGTTGGCCGCCGACCCGCGAACGGGAGATCAGGCAGAACCTCCAGCTCGTCCCGAACCGGGCGAAGAGGAAGACGGACGCTGTCTCGTGCTCTACGTCGCTCACTCGTCCGATTGTGTGCGCAGGAGAGCTGATCCGCTGCGACTTGCGGCAGCCTTCACCTTCCTGGGCTGACGCTGGGGACTTGCACCCAGGCGGACCTGGAACGGTGGATGGCTGGCCCCACGGCGAGCTATCGCGACGAGACAGGCCACTTCGTCCGCTGGTCGGTACAGCACAGGCATGCCCGTGGCCTGACCTACAGCACCGTCCGCTGGACAGGCCCACTCGGCACAATCGACAGCGAGAAGCGCTGGGCCGACGCCCGACGCCTCCTCCAC from the Streptomyces sp. AM 4-1-1 genome contains:
- the trpD gene encoding anthranilate phosphoribosyltransferase; the protein is MTAPAVRTWPQLLAALLRREDLTADDTRWAMGEVMSDAHTPAAFAGFLVALRAKGETAAEISGLLDALMDRVVPLPVDGRDVVDIVGTGGDGAHTVNISTMAAIVTAAAGASVVKNGGRSVSSKSGSADVLEALGIPLYLSPEQVARCVTDLGIGFTFAPAFHQGLKHASPVRRTLGVPTAINYLAPLTNPARPGAALVGCSNLQLAPVLACVLADRGAKALVVRGHDGLDEITTAAPTEVWTTGEHGSVRTTTIDTLRFGLARPRPDALRGGDAAYNASAVHTMLSGAPGGARDAVLANAAGALATHSGALHGAQAAPFEDAFADGLARARAAVDSGAAADLLDRWVKLASALAEPS
- a CDS encoding nucleoside-diphosphate kinase produces the protein MTAHAEEKADEAAMWGDMPVPPVDQLTGEPEKAVRYGADPLVREGWATLVGVLGPDEALRFACETGLLWLRPDVAAAGAAGEVIERVAGARFVPVGACAVRLDRGGVRALWWWQLTRATAERLLLLDAVAALGPGLLVLYRHPQGDPAVRLTRLKGGNDPAGRPRDSLRSVAGSPNRLLTMVHTSDDPLDVVRELAVFLTWQERAELVASAWASGPGGSSVIETPLAAVRSAYPGCPPAPPGARRVPGWRGEAFAALVRDIAVPQTPQRWAAVRDWSRRAPLLNDGSGR
- a CDS encoding DUF6624 domain-containing protein; protein product: MTAGDAAPRHGALLEDRVLVAQGLPQIFGTQLIPGPDGALVPHPVQEPDAVDELRAAWGFDPLEEYIERVTASHQ
- a CDS encoding DUF6624 domain-containing protein, with translation MSAADLLDLEIPSDTLVMGRALSDDIESAAALRHPPARDDNLAAELLQRQETDQALRTLLPALRSADWSDAVARIDEANTARLRDIIAIHGWPGDALVGLRAASAAWLIAHTPTGMPASNRRAWTCSRPA